TGAAAAACACCTGTGCTTCACTTGCCGTCGCGCTCGCGGCGGTTTTCGCCTCCATCAACCCGGCACAAGCGACTGTCATCGACTTCAACGGCCTTTCCGGTGCTCCTTATCCGGGAGGGTATGCGGCGTATGGCGGTCTCTATACCTACATCGAAGGTCCGGTGAGCCTGCAAGGCTTTACTTTCGTGCCGACCAATCCCTATCCGTATCAGTATTTCGCGGGCGATCTCAACGCCCTTATTTTTTGCTATGGCTGGAACGATCATTGCGCCGCGAATGCTACCGATTACCTGTTGAGCTCGGCGACGCAGTCGATCCGGCGCAGCGACGGCGGTGTGTTCAAGCTGAACGCGTTTGACCTCGGCAATTATGTCGACGACGACGACGCCAGTCCGGCCCAGTCCAGCTTCCTGGTCGAAGCCCGGCGCGCCGATGGCAGCACCGTCAGCCAGATCATCATGCTGGATGCGATACCCAACTACGCATCCGGCCCTGCCGGCGACCTCAATCATTTCACCTTTACCGGCTTCGACAACATCACCTCCGTGAACATCAATCTGCTGACGGCGCGGAAGTGGACCGGCATGGTGCTGGACAACGTCGACGTAACGGCGCTCGGTTCCGCCCAGGTCCCGGAACCGGCTTCACTGGCCCTGCTGGGCATCGGCCTGGTCGGCCTGCTGCGCCGGCGCCCGCGCTCCTGACATCCTGCAGGCCCGTGAGCCAATCGGGGCGCAGCGCCGATGCCGGGATCACGGCGGCAACGCCCTGCGGCTGGCGGCGACCTGCGTCCCTTCCACGACCTCGAACACGGTATCGCCCGCTTCAAGGGACTATAAATCCGACTTGAAATCCTGACCACACCCTCAACATGGGGCTTATCCGGATTCATATTAAGGAGGCAAGGTCATGAGCCCGCAAGATTCACAGATGTTGCACGATTTCCTGAGCCAGCTGATCCAGGCGCGCGGTATCCAGAAAGATCCGGAAGCCGACGCGCAGATCCAGCGCGCGGTCGCCCAGCAGCCGGACGCCGCCTACCTGCTGGTGCAGCGCTCGCTGCTGCTGGAGCAGGCGCTGAAGGGCGCCAAGGACCAGATTGCACAGTTGCAAGACCAGATGCGCAGCGCCCAGCAGGGCGATCGGCGATTCCTCGACGCCAATACCTGGGGCAACAGCGGCGCTTCGCAGCCCGCCAATGCGCAGATGCAGCAGGAGCGGCGCGAATACCAGCGCGATCCGCGCGACTATCCACCGCAATACCAGCAGCAGTATCAGCCGCAATACCAGCAGCCGCCGGCGGGCGGCGGCATGTTCGGCGCGCGTTCCGGCGGCTTCCTGGGCGGCGGCGGTGGCCTGCTGGGCTCGATCGCGGCCACCGCGGCCGGCGTCGCAGCGGGCAACTTCCTGTTCCAGGGTATCGAAAACATGTTCGGACACCACGAGCGTGGCGGCAATCATCTGCTGAACAGCGATGATCCGGGCAACAATCTGTTCAACGACCAGTCGGGCAGTTCGCTGGCCGATCAGGCCGGCCTCGGCGACGTCGGCCAGTCCTCCGGCAACCGCCTGCTCGACAGCGGGTCCGGCGACGTCGCCTCGGAAGGCCTGTTCGACAGTGGCCTCGACGACGGCGGGAGCCTGGACAGCAATGGCGGCTTCTTCGACGGCGACGGCTCCGACGAAGGCCTGTTCGGCTGACACTCCCTCAGGGCCGCGGCACAGCGAGCCGCGGCGGCGACTCACATCTGCTGGAACAGATAGGTGTGATTGCGGCTCACCTCGAGCTCGAACGGCTGGTTGCGCAGCCTGAGCATATGGCGTCCGCGCAGGTCGCGCGTGACTTCGCCGATGGCGTCCACGCGCACCAGGGTCGAGCGGTGGATGCGCCAGAACTCGTCCGGGTCGAGCTCTTCGGCCAGCTCCTTCAGCGTCTTGCGGATCAGGAATTCGCCGCCGGCCGTCTGCACCCGCGTGTACTTTTCGTCGGACTGGAAGAACAGCACTTCGCGCGTGCTCACCATGCGCAGGCTGGCGCCGACCTGGGCCTGGATCCAGTGCAGGTAGC
This window of the Massilia sp. WG5 genome carries:
- a CDS encoding DUF2076 domain-containing protein, with translation MSPQDSQMLHDFLSQLIQARGIQKDPEADAQIQRAVAQQPDAAYLLVQRSLLLEQALKGAKDQIAQLQDQMRSAQQGDRRFLDANTWGNSGASQPANAQMQQERREYQRDPRDYPPQYQQQYQPQYQQPPAGGGMFGARSGGFLGGGGGLLGSIAATAAGVAAGNFLFQGIENMFGHHERGGNHLLNSDDPGNNLFNDQSGSSLADQAGLGDVGQSSGNRLLDSGSGDVASEGLFDSGLDDGGSLDSNGGFFDGDGSDEGLFG
- a CDS encoding PEP-CTERM sorting domain-containing protein: MKNTCASLAVALAAVFASINPAQATVIDFNGLSGAPYPGGYAAYGGLYTYIEGPVSLQGFTFVPTNPYPYQYFAGDLNALIFCYGWNDHCAANATDYLLSSATQSIRRSDGGVFKLNAFDLGNYVDDDDASPAQSSFLVEARRADGSTVSQIIMLDAIPNYASGPAGDLNHFTFTGFDNITSVNINLLTARKWTGMVLDNVDVTALGSAQVPEPASLALLGIGLVGLLRRRPRS